GACGCGGCTCGCGAAAGGCTCGATGAAAACTGCCTGCATTGTGCGCCCCTTGGGCGAATCGATGCGAGCGGTCGAGATGCCGGTCGAATATGCCGAAAAACTGGGCGCGATCGAAAATCCTCGAGAAAAATAGCCTGTTTCGAGGTTGCGAAACTTTCCGGGGACTTGCTTAGGTTCCCGTAATCTCGCGAATGACCGATCCATTTTCGGAGAGCGCGACATCGCGACCATCGGGAGTGCGCAGCTTGCGTTTGGGATCGACTCCCATCAGCTGATAGATCGTGGCGACCAAATCGGCGGGGGTTACTGGCTGGTCTGCAGGACTTTCCCCATGTTTGTCGCTACTCCCAACGACGTGCCCTTGCGGGACACCACCGCCGAACATCAGCGCGCTGAAAACTCGCGGCCAATGGTCGCGACCACCTTCGACGTTGATCTTGGGAGTCCGTCCGAACTCCCCCATCACCAGCACAACCGTTTCGTCGAATAACTCGCGCTCGACGAGATCATCGAGCAGCGCTGCGAGTCCTTGATCGAGCAGTGGCGCAAGACCCACTCCGACTTTCGCGCCAGCGTAGCCATCACGCAGGCGCAGCGCCAAGTCGCTGTGCGTATCCCATCCCAATTGATTCACGGTAATGAGCGGAACCCCACGTTCGGCAAGTCGACGGGCCAGCAGTAAGCTTTGGCCAATCAATCGATCGCCGTATCGAGCAAGTGTGGCTGGCTGCTCTCGTTCGATTTGAAAGGCCTCGCGCGCGTCGGGAGATGTCAGCATCTCGAACGCTTGTCGAGCGGCTGGACTGAGGGCTTCGTCGGATGGTTGGTTCGCGTCGCGTGCTGTTTGCGATTGATCGAGCAGTCCCAGATACTCGCGCCGCTGATCGACTCGCAAACGTGTGAGTTCGGGTGGTAGCGTGAGATTTTTGGGGACCAGCGAACCTTGGGGATCCGAATCGCGATGCAATTCGTATGGCCTGGCACTGGCTCCTAAAAACCCTTCAGCGCGAAGCTGACTACCACCCACTTGATGGTGAGGAATCGCTATGTGACGAGGGAGAATTGCGCGTGACTGGTCGAGATGAGCCAGTGTGCCGGTGAACGCTGGGTACTCGACCGCGCCGGTCGGCTTGTGCCCGGTGAGTGCGTAGTGCGTTGCCAAATTGTGCTCGCCAAGAGGGCTTGTAATGCTCCGAACCAGCGTGCAGCGATCGAGTCGCTCGGCCATCCGTGGCAGCACTTCGCCGAGCTGTACACCTGGGATTTTGGTTGCGATCGAGCGCAGCGGGCCACGTATCGCGGCCGGAGCATTGGGCTTGGGATCGAACAGCTCGAGGTGACTCGGACCACCATCGAGCCACACCAAAATACAGCGTTTGGCTCGAGAAAAAGGTGGTGTTGGAGCAGAGTCGTCGGCCACAGCCCTGCTATTCATCCCGAGCCAAAGTGCCGCGCCGATGGCTGAGCAGGGAAGCGAGAGTTCGAGAAAATCTCGCCGCGATGGATGCTTAGAGTTGTGAAGAAGTCTGCCAGAAGTCATGGATAAGTCCTTAATGATTCGTGCAGAATTCTCGAGAGACGAGGAGTGCCCAAAATAGGTCGTTCATGGCTTGCTGCCTGCCATCGCGCGCGATCGCGGCTGTCAGAATCGGCTCTAGTCGCGAGCGTTCAGCAGCGGTGAGATCGCGCGCGTAAGCCAGATGCCAGACGCGCGTGAGGAAGTGCGACGAGAAGTCGTGGTTGTCAACGGTCGCCATCACCCACTCGGGCGGAAATGTGATGCGGCGGTTGAGTAGTGGCCCGGTTTGCAAGTGGAGCTGTGTCGCCAAGCTATCGCTCGCGGCGGGCTGATTGGCCACGCTACAACCCATCTTCACATCGCAGCGCCCCAGAATCGCTAGTTCATCGGCTGCCACTTGATCCTCTGTTTTTTTGCCGTCGCGCGAGTCACTAGGAAGCGGCCGACCGAGCGGGGGTCGTAGTTGCTTCCCGAGCGATGTCGCATCGTTGATCGCTTGCAGTAGCACTTCCGCTGGCAGTGGACGGACGCGCGAGGCAGCGAGGTACTGAAGCTCGAGCGGCGATGCTGCGGGATCGCTCGCGCGCGCATAGGTATCGGTTTGAGCAATCTCGGTGAGAAGTGGACGCAAGCGATAGCCCGAGCGCTGAAAATGAAGGGCCAGTTTCGTGAGGAGCACAGGATGCGAAGCAGGATTGGTCGAGCGAAGATCGTCGACCGGATGTACTAGTCCGCGCGCGAACATCGCTTCCCAAACGCGATTGGTCCACGCGACCGCCAGCTGCGAAGGTTCGCCAGCGAGTAGCGAATCGACGAGTGCCGGGCGATGATCGATCCCTGGCTGAAGCGGTTTTCCACCAGGAATTTGCGGGATTGCATCACTTTCGGTAGCCGGGTGCGCGACCCGTAAATCACTCCGAAAACGGACGATTTCGCGTCGCTCGACTCCCGCAAAGATGGCGGCCAGACCGTGGTAGTCGTCTTGCCGCCAGCGGTCGAGCGGATGGTCGTGACAGTTTGCACAGCCGATGCGAATGCCAGCGAACGACTGCGCGTAAGCCTCAGCCGCTTGTCGTGCGTCGGGCTCATTACGGTGATAGTTCGCGGGAGGAACGTCGGTTGTTACACCTTCGGCCAGGATCAGCTCGCGCGCGACCTGGTCGAGGGGGCGATCGCTTGCGATCTGCTCACGAAGCCAGGTATGCAGCCTCTTGGTGCTTGCGAAATCAGCGGGCCCGACGCGCATGCGCAGCCAAGAAGAGACACGCCAGGTCCAGTAGTCCGTGGCATCGTCGCTTGTCAAAAGTTGCTCAGCCCGTTGTTTCCAAGAGTCGCTGCGTCTGGTGCTACTGGTGAGCAGTTCGACTTCCTGGGGTGTAGGAATACGCCCCGCCAGATCGAGCGTCATGCGCCGCAGCAGTGCGTGATCGCTCGCTCGCTTGCGGGGCGTGAGCTGAAGTTCATCGAGTACCAGCTGCGCTTCGTGATCGATCCAGTGCATTGCGCCGGACTGAGGGGGGACTGATTTGGGATTCGCTCGGGCGGTGGTGATCGTGGTGGTGGCGATGGCTCGCTGGTAGCGGGCGATGATGGCATGGCGTCCAGGCTGAAGGACTTTCAGGCGACCATCGACCGAAACGTCGAGCGCTGCCGGATCGGCAGAGGTAAAAATCGCGAGTCGGGTGACATCACGCGATTCTCCCGTGGTGCTGGTGACGACCGCGCGAAGCTGCTGGCTCTCTCCATCGGTTTCGATCGTAAGCGCGAGGGATGCTGTGCTGGCGCTCGTGCCGCGTGGTGCTCCGGCGGCGATCCAGCCTAGAATTCGCCGCGCCTCGTCGCTGTCTGCACTGAAACGCTCGCCACCTTCGTGATCGACTTGCCAGGTCGGTTTGAGAAGCACCAAACTCCGCTCGGGCTGGCTAAAGTTAACCCGGCGGGACTCGAGGGCGTCGACAATCTCGCGATGATCGGCATCGGGTTTGCCACCAAACAGCGAGAGGCGAAATCCGCCACGACCAGCAGCAGCGCCGTGGCAAGCAGCGGTGTTACAGCCGGCACGAGAAAGGGTCGGCAGAACGATCTCTTCAAAATAGGCTGCGGGAAGGGGAGCGTCGGCGATGGTGGCTTCTTCAGCGGCGGCGATCGCTGGAATGAGGAGTAAGAGTATGCTCAAAAGGCATCGAGAGAGCCGACCGTTTGTCGGAGGTGTCGCCATGACCAGCCTCTCCTCTTGCGAAACTCCAGCCGGGGCACAGCACCAGCGTGCTTGATTTATCGTAGCAGAGGAGCGCTACTGATTGCCAACTTGGCGGAGGTATTCGCTCAAGCGTGCTTGCAGGTCGATGATCGCTTGCCATTGCCGCATATCGAGTGGTACGCGTCCACTCTTGGGATCGACTTTCACCGAGCCGATGAGGTTCCGCATCCGGATGTGAAAGAACTCCAGGATTTCGGCGAGTTGGGCCGCTTGTCCGGGGCTCATCCGTTCGGGGAGTTCTGGCGGCTCGAGGGCGTGGAGTGTGGCTTGCAGATCGCCATCTTCATTCCACGAGAGTTCGAAATCGAGGCTCGAGGCATCGACCGCTTTTTGAGCCTGTTCGGGATCGACCGTCGCGCCTGCATCGTGATCGCCCCCTCGCAAGCGCGAGAGACGTTCGGCAATTTGATCGCGTGAGCCGAAGAGTAAAACACTACGACCGATGCCGATCATGTCGCCATAGCGCAGGATGCGAAGCTGAACATCTTCGCCGTTGACCTTGGTGCCGTTGGTGCTTTCCAGATCGGTGATCACGAGTCGATTGTGATCTTCCTGGATCTTCACGTGATAACGACTCACCCGCTCATCGTTGAGCTGGATGGTGTTACCCTCTTCGCGACCAATGGTGATCGGCGGGATGAGGTTCTGGTATTCGCGGCCACGGTCGGCACCGTCGAGCACGCGGAGCGTTATGCCACCCTTCATCACACCATCGCAGAATTGCACTAGATGCTAAGTGTTGATCAGGACTTACAAGTGTCCCGATCACTGTTCCGCGAGAATTATAGCATGCGGCTCGGCAAGATGTGAGTCGCTACGAACGGATGCTGCCGGGCTTACGAAGAAGCCGCTTTGCTCGCCGGACCAGCTTGTGCGGGGGCCGAAACTGCGGTGGCAGGGCCAGAGTTCGACACAAGTTCGACGATTTGGGCAACAGCCGCCTCGAGCGACCGCCGGGCCATCTGAAAATTGGTGTGCGACGATATTTCGGGCTGAATGCGGGCAAAATCGGCGGTGGCGGACTTCAATTTGCCCAGTTTTTTCCGAGCCAAATGGAGATAAGCATCGGGATCGCTCGCCGCGAGGGGGCCGCCGAGAGCCAGCATGTAGTCGTACAAATCGCGGTGCACCGCAGCCAGTTCGTCGTCGTCGGCAGCTTCGTCGCTATGTTTTAGGAACGCGCGGACCATCCAAACGTGGCTCAGCAGCGTGTCGATCGCGAGCATGCGCTCGTGGGACGATAAGGGCGATGCGGTGTCACTCATGTCCGCTATTAGAAAGGAGCAACCCGGCTGGTTTCAAGGGTTCTGCCAGGGTTTCCCCGAAACATCAACGGTTGTGAATGGGGCTCAAGATTGTGGGGGAGAAACTGTCTCGGGTGGCGGGGGCTGCTGCGCGGCTGGTGTTATAGCGGCTGTTGTAGCGGCGGAAGGTGGCGTTGCGACCACCGCCCCCTGCACTACCCAGTGCGACGCGTAGCGAACAACGAGTCCGACCACCACCACTGCCACGATGGTGACCGCAAAAATCATCGGTGCCGAGAAGGCATATCGGGGGGGCAATAGTTCGGGTGCACCCAGAAGTAGCAAGGGGGCGGGCCAGCCGATCAAAACGATCAGCGAAACTGGAAGGATGCCGAGCAAGAAGAGCGCGCGACGCTTCGGATCGGTGATGCTGGCGCGGGAAATGATGCCGACCCCAAAAAGCCACAGCAAGATCGTAGCGCCGATCAGGAAGGTGAGCACAATCGAAAAGTAGTTCCGCTGCTGAGCACCGACATAATTCACCGAAACCGCCATGCTCACTTGCAGCAAGATCATCAGCCACAGAAAGTCGCTCATCTGAAACCGTAGCGGCGCTTTCAGGGAACCCGAAAGTTTGTTGATCGGACCGATCATCAATTGGGCCGCAATCCAGGTCACTAGGATGTAGATTCCCAGTGGAAGGAGCGGGAGTAGAGCGAAAAGAAATGGCATACGTTCGGCCCGGTGAGTCTGCAAGGCATCTTATCGAGCAGTATTTTTCCGAGGAGCATCCAAGAGTCGGACTATTGCTTCAGTTGCTGCTTCACAGCAGCGAGTAATTCTCGCAGGTTACGTGGGTTCTGGCCAAGGTCGCCTTTGCCAATCCGTGAAGCACTCCGAGCACTCAGCAGCGATCCCGTTGGCGTCAGCTGAATCGTCACATGAATGTCGTCGACATAACGCATCAGACCGGTCGTACGTGTCAGGTGTAGCTCGGCCCCCTGCTCGCTCAGCTTCTCTTCTTCGAGTTTCCAGTGCGACATCGGCGCGATTGCTGCAGCGACCACTTTAGCCAAATCGCTGGGAGGAAGTGTCGAGGCGATCGGCCGCTGTCGCTCGTCTTGATGGTCGGGAGCGGTGGCGGCGGTGTTGGTCGAAAGATCGCGGCTCCAGTCCTCAATTTTGAGGGCAATATTCACAAGCACTGCCACTAGTAAGAGTGCAGCAATGGCGGCGACGATCATCAAAATAGTAGACATGCGCGTTCTACGTGGAGCCTCGGTGGAACTAGTTTCGCGGGGGGGAGAGGTTGACATGGGGTGTGGCAATGGAAATCAGTGAAGGTCCAAAGAGAGGCTCGTGCGAAACAGCCGCTTCGCACGCTAATATGTTACGGCAGTGTGCAAGGGCTCTGGTGCCGAAAAGTTTGTTTTCGAAGACAAAAGCCCCCTCCCAGCGGGAAAGTGCGGCGATGAACCTGTTTGAACAAGCCGAGCGCGACAATTTAAAGCGGGCGCAGCCTCTGGCCGCGCGCATGCGCCCGCAGCGGCTCGAGGAATTCGCGGGACAGCAGCACTTTCTCGGGGAAGGGAAACTGCTGCGGCGTCTGCTGAAGGCTGATCGACTCGGCAGCGTGCTGTTTTATGGTCCCCCCGGGTGTGGAAAAACGACGCTCGCCCGACTTTTGGCCGTGGCGAGCAAACGTCGTTTTGTGCAGCTGTCGGCAGTGACCAGCGGCGTGAAAGAGCTGCGCGAAATGCTTGAGAAAGCACGGGACGAACTATCGACCGGTGGCTTTCGGACGCTACTGTTTGTCGACGAGATTCATCGCTACAGCAAATCGCAGCAAGACGCTCTGTTGCCCGATGTCGAAGAGGGAATTGTCACGCTCGTCGGCGCAACCACTTCCAATCCCTTTTTCGCCGTGAATGCGGCCTTGGTGAGCCGTAGTCAGATTTTTCAGTTCCTGCCACTTTCGGTCGACGATATCAAAACGCTGCTTGCGCGGGCTCTGGCCGATCGATCGCGTGGGCTTGGTAGTCATGAAGTGATTCTGGAACCAGAGGCGGCTGAGTTTCTCGCAACATCGAGTGAAGGAGATGCTCGCCGCGCGCTCACAGCGCTCGAGATCGGTGTGCTCAGTAGTAGCGAGCGGCCCCTCCGATTTACGCGGGAATTGGCCGAAGAATCGCTGCAAAAGAAGGCGGTGGTGTACGATCCCGATGGGGATGGGCACTACGACACCACGAGCGCACTGATCAAAAGTATTCGCGGGAGTGATGTCGACGCGGCGCTCTACTGGCTTGCGCGGATGCTCGAAGCGGGTGAAGAGATTCGGTTCATCTGTCGCCGACTTGTGATCCTAGCGAGCGAAGATATTGGCAACGCTGATCCGCAGGCGCTGGTACTAGCGATGGCGGCCCATCAAGCTTGCGAGTTCATCGGACTCCCCGAGTGCCAGCTCACACTTTCGCAAACGGTGGCCTACCTCGCGACCGCGCCGAAGAGTAACGCCGCCACCACTTCCATTTCAGCGGCTCGCGCCGATGTGCGCGACAATCGGGTCCTGCCAGTTCCGGCCAAACTTCGCGACGCGCATTACTCTGGGAGCCAGCGTCTCGGGCATGGCGAGGGCTATCAATACTCGCACGATGCACCGGGGGGAGTGGCTGCGCAAGACTATCTGGGGGTTGAGAAGACGTACTATCATCCGACCGATCGTGGATATGAAAAAGAAATCGGTGAGCGATTGAAAGTGATTCGCAAACTGCTGCGTGGAGAGGAGCCAGCACCATGAGTGGTGTGGCTTTGGTAAGTCAAGCTGCGGAGAACGAGGCGGAACTCGCCAGCGCAGTGGAGCAGCGTTCGCTCGATGGCCAGCTCACCTCGCTCCGCTGGATTGTTGTCCTTGCGCAAGGGACGACAATTATGCTCACGCTGCCGCTCTGGAAAGTGCGCACCAGCCCACCCAATTTGCCGCTCGTCGATTGGCTAAGTGGGGGTGATTGGCCGATCGATTTTCATTGGATTTTGCTCGGTTCACTCGTCGTGGCGCTTACGCGGCCCGCTATCGGGGCCGCTCTGCACTTGGTGCTGCTGGTGCTCTCGATTTTGGCCGATCAACTTCGAATGCAGCCCGAATGTATTTCCCTGGCGCTACTGCTGATCGGCACCACTTGGGGTTCGGCCGGGAAGATCATCGCGCGGTCGCATCTCATTGCACTCTGGTTTTTTGCCGGGCTCCACAAGCTACTTTCGCCCGACTATTTGGAGTCTTCCGGACCAGACAACTTCCTGCGCGCGATGCCCACCCTCTCCATTTCTATGGCTTCGTACCTGGCAGTGGCGCTGGCCATCTGGGAACTGCTGCAGGGAGTGCTGCTGCTTATTTATCCCTTGCGACGGATCGCTGGATTTAGCGCGCTCATTCTGCACACGCTCATTTTGTCCGGGCTTGTAGCGTCGAACTTGAACACCGCCGTGTGGCCTTGGAACGTTGCCCTTGCCTCTGCAGGGCTGCTGCTGATTCCCCAACCGATCGAGGTGACATCGCAACAGCGTTGGCACGTGCTGGCCTATCTCGTGGGGCTCGTCCTGCTGCTGTCGCCCCCTTTGTACTACGTCGGAAAGCTCGATGCCTATCTGGCACATTGCCTCTACAGCGACAACACACCCCAAGCAGCTTACTACGATCGCACTGGAGGGAGCCGGTATCTCAGTAGTGTGACGATGGATGCGATGAACGTTCCATTTCCACCGGCCCATCGCTTGTTTTTTCAGTACTTTGATCGTGTCTCGCAGGCAGGTGATTCGCTGGTGATAACCGACGAACGTTCCTGGGCCAAAGCCCATAGACTCGACAAATTAGAATTGAAAGCGGATTGGCTGCGACCACTACCTCAGTCTGCATCGCAACTGGAAGAGCAAGGACTGCTGCCGATGTCGCCACTTCCACTCCCAGGCGCGATTGATGGCGAGGAAAGCAGCCTTAAGCCGGACGACAAAGAGTAGGACGAGAAGTAGTTCGTTCACAAAAAAAGCGAGCGGATGAACTTCGAAAGCTCATCCGCTCGCGCTTGCAGATTCGTGATGTTGCTGGCCCCAAGTTACTTCATCAGCGAGTAATCATGGACTCGTCGAGCGTCTACTCGGGAAGTGGTTTCCCCTTGGTTTCCGGGAGAAATGGAATCGCCAGCAGACCGACGAGAAACACGGTGCACATTGCGACACCCGCATAGCGGAGCGGATCGGAGGTGTCGACAAAGAGGCCTTCGAGGTATGACTTCACGAGTGGTCCACCAGCAGCGAGGAAGCGGCCGACGTTGTAGCAGAAGCTAGTGCCGGTCGATCGTAAGTGCGTGGGGAAGAGTTCGGGAAAGTAGATTGCGTAGCCTGCAAAGAGCGACAGCTGACAGAAGCCCATCAGCGGTGCGAGCAGGAAGAGCTGATTGAAATCCTTTAGGTAGGCGAACACAGCAGCCGTGCTGAGAAACGCTGCGATAAACGCGATGACAAACGTCGGTCGACGTCCAATGATTTGGGCTACGTAGCCAAATCCGAACATGCCGAAGAATGCACCAAAGTTAATCATCAGCGACGTATAGCTGCCCCACTTTGCCAGCTGGCCACTGATCGACTTGTCGGCTTCTTCCTTGAGTGGCTTCAGTGCAGGGGTGATTTCCAAGTTCGACGAAGTGTCTGTCGCAGCAGTCATCAGCAGTTCGAGATCGGCCACTTTCGCCGTTTCTCCAGCAGCTTTTGCTTCGGCGATTTTGGTCTCATAGACACGTCTGGTGATCTCCGGCCGTTGTACGACGCGCATGAGATCGGGAGCAAAGAACCCTACGGCCCAAAGTCCAATCACGCCCGAGCAGGCCAAGAGCAGGCCGAGCAGCGCATGCTTGCGCCACACCGGATGGCCGAAGAGTTCAGCGTAAGAGCCCGACTTACTAGAGACCACGCTACTGGTGTTCGCTTTTTGCCATTGTTCGGGTTCTTTCAGTCGACCACGAATCACCAGGGCCAGAAGTGCCGGAAGTGCACCGATGCAGAACATGATGCGCCACGGGCTGTAGGGCATGCCAGCTTCTTCGGCGACACCCAGTCCCAGGTTGATGAAGGCCGCCGTCACATTGCCAATCGCCGAGAGAGCTTGCAGCATACCGAGGGCATAAGGACGAGCCCGCGCAGGCATCACTTCGGCAACTAGCGCGATGCCGACCGCAAATTCGCCACCAACACCCAGTCCGGTGAGGAAGCGGTAGAGGGCAAAGTCGTACACCCCAACTGAAAGTGCGCTCAATCCGGTGAAAAGGGAGTAGAGCAAGATGGTGATCATCATCGTCTTGGCGCGACCAATCCGGTCCCCCAGCACGCCGAAAAAGACACCACCGAGCGCCCAGCCCGCGAGAAACACCGACGTTGCAATGTTGCCCGCATTGCTCCGACGAATCGTTGTTTCTTTTTCGGTCTCTTCAGGAGTGAGAGGCTTCACTAGGGAAGCCATCACTGCCGGGCGAGCGAGGACGAACAACTGCTGATCGAGGCAGTCAAACAGCCAGCCGAGCGCAGCGACGAGTAATACGAACCAGTGGTACTTCGTGAGCGTCAGATACCAAGGGCGTTTGTCGTTGGGATCATCGGGAAGCGAGGTGGGCTGATCTTCAAATCCGTGCATAACTCATGAATCTCCAAAACAGGGTTAGCCCCGCAGTGTAGGTAGCACTCGGAGCGCCCGCAAGCGAAAAACAGGCTGCACGCGGTAACTCGCCACCTTCATGAGTGGGCCGTATGCCGCTACGATTCGGTCAGGCGTCAGCACTTCGCGCTGGCAGGTGGGGCGAGCGGCTCCTTACGCCTGGGCGCATCGTGCACGTTCCCCATTTTTTCGGCTGTTTTCTGCACGTCTTTGCTGCTGGTCCCTTTGCAGGAGTTCTCGCTATGAAAACGCTCATTCGCCACGCTCAGGTGGTGTTTCCCACTCGGTGCGAGCGTGCGAACGTGCTCGTGGAGAACGGAAAAATCGCTGCCATCGACGCCGCCGAGCATACACGTGCCGACGAAACGATCGACGCGCAAGGTCTGCATCTGATTCCCGGGGTGATCGATGATCAGGTCCATTTCCGCGAACCAGGTCTCACGCACAAGGAAGATCTCTTCACTGCCTCGCGTGCTTGTGCCAAAGGGGGCGTGACTTCGTTCCTCGAAATGCCGAACACCAAGCCGACCACCACTTCGGTCGCCGCGCTGCATGAAAAACTGGCCCTGGCGGCCACCAAGTCGGTGGTGAATTACGGCTTCTATATCGGGGCGACATCGACGAACGTCGACGAACTTAAACAAGCGAAGCGAACGCCCGGGATCAAGATCTTTATCGGCTCGAGCACAGGTGATTTGCTCGTCGACGAGCAAGCAGCGCTCGAAAGAATCTTCGCCGAAACAACCCTGCCAATCTGCGCGCATTGCGAGGACGAAACGACCGTTCGCGCCAATGCAGCGAAGTTTGACAGTTCCACGAGCGTGGCCGATCACAGCCGCGTCCGGACGAATGAGGCCGCGCTCATCGCCACTAGGCGTGCGATCGACCTAGCAGTACGGCACAAGCACCGTTTTCACGTGCTGCATGTGTCGACCGCTGCGGAATTGCCTCTGATTCGCGAAGCCCGTCCCTACATCACCGCCGAAGCTTGCCCGCACCATTGGCTCTTCTCCACCGACGACTATGAACGTCTTGGAACGTTGGTGCAGATGAACCCTTCGATCAAGTCGCCCGAGGATGCGAAGGCGGTCTGGCAAGGACTACTCGATGGTTCGCTGCAGGTGATCGCGACCGATCACGCACCGCACACGCTCGAAGAGAAAGCCAAGCCCTATCCGCAGTCCCCCAGTGGTTTGCCTGCTGTCGAGAACAGTTTGGCGCTCCTCTTGGATCAAGCGAGTCGCGGTGAGTGCACGATCGAGCAGATTGTGAGCTGGATGTGCGATGCTCCTGCACGAGTGTGGGATATCGCCAGTAAAGGACGGATCGAAGCGGGCTACGATGCCGATCTCGTCCTCGTCGACATGCACAAAACCGACACCATTCGCAACGAAAATCAGCTCACCAAGTGTGGCTGGTCTCCTTGGCATGGCAAGCAGATTACCGGCTGGCCGGTGCGAACCTTCGTGGGGGGCGTGGAGGTGTTTCGCGACGGCAAAGTCCGCGACGAGGTGCGAGGGAGCGAGA
This window of the Pirellula staleyi DSM 6068 genome carries:
- a CDS encoding DUF1501 domain-containing protein → MADDSAPTPPFSRAKRCILVWLDGGPSHLELFDPKPNAPAAIRGPLRSIATKIPGVQLGEVLPRMAERLDRCTLVRSITSPLGEHNLATHYALTGHKPTGAVEYPAFTGTLAHLDQSRAILPRHIAIPHHQVGGSQLRAEGFLGASARPYELHRDSDPQGSLVPKNLTLPPELTRLRVDQRREYLGLLDQSQTARDANQPSDEALSPAARQAFEMLTSPDAREAFQIEREQPATLARYGDRLIGQSLLLARRLAERGVPLITVNQLGWDTHSDLALRLRDGYAGAKVGVGLAPLLDQGLAALLDDLVERELFDETVVLVMGEFGRTPKINVEGGRDHWPRVFSALMFGGGVPQGHVVGSSDKHGESPADQPVTPADLVATIYQLMGVDPKRKLRTPDGRDVALSENGSVIREITGT
- a CDS encoding DUF1549 domain-containing protein, with the protein product MSILLLLIPAIAAAEEATIADAPLPAAYFEEIVLPTLSRAGCNTAACHGAAAGRGGFRLSLFGGKPDADHREIVDALESRRVNFSQPERSLVLLKPTWQVDHEGGERFSADSDEARRILGWIAAGAPRGTSASTASLALTIETDGESQQLRAVVTSTTGESRDVTRLAIFTSADPAALDVSVDGRLKVLQPGRHAIIARYQRAIATTTITTARANPKSVPPQSGAMHWIDHEAQLVLDELQLTPRKRASDHALLRRMTLDLAGRIPTPQEVELLTSSTRRSDSWKQRAEQLLTSDDATDYWTWRVSSWLRMRVGPADFASTKRLHTWLREQIASDRPLDQVARELILAEGVTTDVPPANYHRNEPDARQAAEAYAQSFAGIRIGCANCHDHPLDRWRQDDYHGLAAIFAGVERREIVRFRSDLRVAHPATESDAIPQIPGGKPLQPGIDHRPALVDSLLAGEPSQLAVAWTNRVWEAMFARGLVHPVDDLRSTNPASHPVLLTKLALHFQRSGYRLRPLLTEIAQTDTYARASDPAASPLELQYLAASRVRPLPAEVLLQAINDATSLGKQLRPPLGRPLPSDSRDGKKTEDQVAADELAILGRCDVKMGCSVANQPAASDSLATQLHLQTGPLLNRRITFPPEWVMATVDNHDFSSHFLTRVWHLAYARDLTAAERSRLEPILTAAIARDGRQQAMNDLFWALLVSREFCTNH
- a CDS encoding FHA domain-containing protein, which gives rise to MKGGITLRVLDGADRGREYQNLIPPITIGREEGNTIQLNDERVSRYHVKIQEDHNRLVITDLESTNGTKVNGEDVQLRILRYGDMIGIGRSVLLFGSRDQIAERLSRLRGGDHDAGATVDPEQAQKAVDASSLDFELSWNEDGDLQATLHALEPPELPERMSPGQAAQLAEILEFFHIRMRNLIGSVKVDPKSGRVPLDMRQWQAIIDLQARLSEYLRQVGNQ
- a CDS encoding DUF1499 domain-containing protein — translated: MSTILMIVAAIAALLLVAVLVNIALKIEDWSRDLSTNTAATAPDHQDERQRPIASTLPPSDLAKVVAAAIAPMSHWKLEEEKLSEQGAELHLTRTTGLMRYVDDIHVTIQLTPTGSLLSARSASRIGKGDLGQNPRNLRELLAAVKQQLKQ
- a CDS encoding replication-associated recombination protein A; translation: MNLFEQAERDNLKRAQPLAARMRPQRLEEFAGQQHFLGEGKLLRRLLKADRLGSVLFYGPPGCGKTTLARLLAVASKRRFVQLSAVTSGVKELREMLEKARDELSTGGFRTLLFVDEIHRYSKSQQDALLPDVEEGIVTLVGATTSNPFFAVNAALVSRSQIFQFLPLSVDDIKTLLARALADRSRGLGSHEVILEPEAAEFLATSSEGDARRALTALEIGVLSSSERPLRFTRELAEESLQKKAVVYDPDGDGHYDTTSALIKSIRGSDVDAALYWLARMLEAGEEIRFICRRLVILASEDIGNADPQALVLAMAAHQACEFIGLPECQLTLSQTVAYLATAPKSNAATTSISAARADVRDNRVLPVPAKLRDAHYSGSQRLGHGEGYQYSHDAPGGVAAQDYLGVEKTYYHPTDRGYEKEIGERLKVIRKLLRGEEPAP
- a CDS encoding MFS transporter, giving the protein MHGFEDQPTSLPDDPNDKRPWYLTLTKYHWFVLLVAALGWLFDCLDQQLFVLARPAVMASLVKPLTPEETEKETTIRRSNAGNIATSVFLAGWALGGVFFGVLGDRIGRAKTMMITILLYSLFTGLSALSVGVYDFALYRFLTGLGVGGEFAVGIALVAEVMPARARPYALGMLQALSAIGNVTAAFINLGLGVAEEAGMPYSPWRIMFCIGALPALLALVIRGRLKEPEQWQKANTSSVVSSKSGSYAELFGHPVWRKHALLGLLLACSGVIGLWAVGFFAPDLMRVVQRPEITRRVYETKIAEAKAAGETAKVADLELLMTAATDTSSNLEITPALKPLKEEADKSISGQLAKWGSYTSLMINFGAFFGMFGFGYVAQIIGRRPTFVIAFIAAFLSTAAVFAYLKDFNQLFLLAPLMGFCQLSLFAGYAIYFPELFPTHLRSTGTSFCYNVGRFLAAGGPLVKSYLEGLFVDTSDPLRYAGVAMCTVFLVGLLAIPFLPETKGKPLPE
- a CDS encoding dihydroorotase, with translation MKTLIRHAQVVFPTRCERANVLVENGKIAAIDAAEHTRADETIDAQGLHLIPGVIDDQVHFREPGLTHKEDLFTASRACAKGGVTSFLEMPNTKPTTTSVAALHEKLALAATKSVVNYGFYIGATSTNVDELKQAKRTPGIKIFIGSSTGDLLVDEQAALERIFAETTLPICAHCEDETTVRANAAKFDSSTSVADHSRVRTNEAALIATRRAIDLAVRHKHRFHVLHVSTAAELPLIREARPYITAEACPHHWLFSTDDYERLGTLVQMNPSIKSPEDAKAVWQGLLDGSLQVIATDHAPHTLEEKAKPYPQSPSGLPAVENSLALLLDQASRGECTIEQIVSWMCDAPARVWDIASKGRIEAGYDADLVLVDMHKTDTIRNENQLTKCGWSPWHGKQITGWPVRTFVGGVEVFRDGKVRDEVRGSEIAFDHTRGGYWA